A single genomic interval of Patescibacteria group bacterium harbors:
- the mreC gene encoding rod shape-determining protein MreC: MSTADLIIKKRVVIFFIVIVLLFFAFSNGGKNTLFFLLKPFEKLSYKISGHPKNYIECQNWQNDKLALEKEINNLKTENTKFQIYQTENQVLKNHLNFLETSKDSFVITNVIGKRIEAGYTWFLLDKGKKDGVNIDLAVVDENGILVGTIIKVEDYISFLQPVFDSHSQITADIIIKGESPNSVSGIVQGEYGLTMKMNYIPLDKPIKTGDIIITSGLEENIRRGLIIGEVAEISKKPNAVFQEATIKSPKSLLDLRIASIILKNTP; the protein is encoded by the coding sequence ATGTCAACGGCTGATTTAATCATTAAAAAAAGAGTGGTTATTTTTTTTATAGTAATAGTTTTACTTTTTTTTGCTTTTTCCAATGGAGGAAAAAATACTCTATTTTTTTTATTGAAACCTTTCGAAAAATTATCTTATAAAATTTCGGGTCATCCGAAAAATTATATTGAATGTCAAAATTGGCAAAATGATAAATTGGCGTTGGAAAAAGAAATAAATAATCTTAAAACCGAAAATACCAAATTTCAAATATATCAAACGGAAAATCAAGTTTTAAAAAATCATTTAAATTTTTTAGAAACCTCCAAGGATTCATTTGTCATAACTAATGTTATAGGTAAAAGAATAGAAGCAGGTTATACTTGGTTTTTACTTGATAAAGGTAAAAAAGACGGTGTGAATATTGATCTGGCAGTTGTTGATGAAAATGGAATATTGGTTGGCACGATAATAAAAGTTGAAGATTATATTTCATTTTTACAGCCGGTTTTTGACAGTCATTCGCAAATTACCGCTGATATTATCATAAAGGGAGAGAGCCCTAATTCTGTCTCAGGGATAGTGCAGGGAGAATACGGCTTGACTATGAAAATGAATTATATCCCGCTTGATAAACCGATAAAAACCGGAGATATTATCATTACTTCGGGATTGGAAGAAAATATCAGGAGGGGATTGATAATTGGCGAGGTGGCGGAGATTAGCAAAAAACCAAATGCAGTTTTTCAGGAAGCAACTATTAAATCACCTAAGTCTCTCTTGGATTTAAGAATCGCGTCAATAATTTTAAAAAATACCCCATAA
- the mrdA gene encoding penicillin-binding protein 2 produces MDDPFKIQQEDKNIRDGNLEGFNQRRYTGNYWPPEENWAGPIVLPMEKKSLNVFIFLMIAVLTIVFGRIFWLQVFSGQEFRNMAEGNRIRVETIKADRGLIYDRYQTPLVKNMPNFSLIIIPVDLPKNKETRIEIVNKISSFLGKSLEDSIKEELSKLTADQPNQSVYPVVLKDSLSYEEAMKLKLEEIPGISVIVEPKRQYLDPTYFSHVIGYMGKITPEELTDNKGYSRTDSLGKTGLELNYENILKGENGETNIEVDSLGREKRIASQKTPQTGQDLILTIDAGLQKKVTDVLSHYIKAAGARAGSAVAIDPRNGEILAIVSWPTFDNNIFIQASASDFKTLIEDSFKPLFFRAISGQYPSGSIFKPIEIAAAFAEGIINEKTTILSTGGVRIGQWFFGDWKTEGHGITDFRKALAESVNTFFYYIGGGFGNFKGLGPEKIIQYAELFGLNSKTGVDLKGESSGFLLTPAYKENVQKQPWYIGDTYHLSIGQSNILVTPIQVANYTAAIANGKTLFQPRLVKEIDNSETGQKIIIQPQIIRENFIDPKYLELVREGMRQTITVGSARSLNTLPIQVAGKTGTAQVEGKGNHAWFTCFAPYENPEIALTILVENGGEGSSFAAPAAKEILSWWAEQKKK; encoded by the coding sequence ATGGACGATCCATTTAAAATTCAACAAGAAGATAAGAATATCAGAGATGGAAATTTAGAAGGATTTAATCAGCGACGATATACGGGAAATTATTGGCCGCCGGAAGAAAATTGGGCCGGGCCGATAGTTTTGCCTATGGAGAAAAAATCTCTTAATGTTTTTATTTTTTTAATGATCGCGGTTTTGACGATTGTATTCGGCAGAATTTTTTGGCTTCAAGTTTTTTCCGGACAGGAATTTAGGAATATGGCCGAGGGCAATAGAATCCGTGTTGAAACGATTAAGGCGGATAGAGGGCTTATCTATGATCGCTATCAGACTCCGCTTGTTAAAAATATGCCAAATTTTTCTTTAATAATAATACCTGTGGATTTGCCTAAAAATAAAGAAACAAGGATAGAAATTGTTAATAAAATTTCATCTTTTTTGGGGAAATCATTAGAAGATTCAATTAAAGAGGAATTGTCTAAGCTTACGGCTGATCAGCCCAATCAATCAGTATACCCCGTTGTTTTAAAAGATAGTTTGAGTTATGAAGAAGCGATGAAGTTAAAATTGGAAGAAATACCAGGCATCTCCGTAATTGTAGAACCAAAAAGGCAATATTTGGATCCTACTTATTTTTCGCACGTTATCGGTTATATGGGTAAAATTACACCCGAAGAATTGACTGATAATAAAGGATATTCAAGAACAGATTCTCTTGGTAAAACCGGATTGGAATTAAATTATGAAAATATTTTAAAAGGAGAAAATGGAGAAACAAATATTGAAGTTGATTCGCTTGGAAGAGAAAAAAGAATCGCCAGTCAAAAAACACCTCAAACCGGACAAGATTTGATTTTAACCATTGACGCTGGTTTGCAAAAAAAAGTTACTGACGTTTTGAGTCATTATATTAAAGCGGCCGGCGCTCGCGCCGGATCAGCCGTAGCAATAGATCCACGAAACGGCGAGATTCTGGCCATTGTCAGTTGGCCGACTTTTGATAATAATATTTTTATTCAAGCAAGCGCCAGTGATTTTAAAACTTTAATAGAAGATTCTTTCAAACCATTATTCTTCAGGGCAATCAGCGGTCAATATCCGTCAGGTTCAATTTTTAAGCCGATTGAAATAGCTGCCGCTTTTGCCGAAGGCATTATTAACGAGAAAACAACAATTCTTTCAACCGGAGGAGTGAGAATCGGACAATGGTTTTTCGGTGATTGGAAAACAGAAGGACATGGTATTACTGATTTTAGAAAAGCTTTGGCCGAATCGGTAAATACTTTTTTTTATTATATCGGCGGAGGATTTGGAAATTTTAAAGGCCTTGGACCGGAAAAAATTATTCAGTATGCCGAACTTTTCGGTTTAAACAGCAAAACAGGGGTTGATTTAAAAGGCGAGTCATCGGGTTTTTTATTAACACCTGCTTACAAAGAAAATGTTCAAAAACAGCCGTGGTATATCGGTGATACTTATCATTTATCCATCGGCCAGAGCAATATTTTAGTAACGCCGATTCAAGTGGCGAATTATACGGCGGCCATTGCCAATGGCAAAACTCTTTTTCAACCTCGTTTGGTCAAGGAAATTGACAATTCGGAAACCGGCCAAAAAATAATAATTCAGCCGCAAATTATCAGAGAAAATTTTATTGATCCAAAATATTTGGAATTAGTCAGAGAAGGAATGCGTCAAACAATAACTGTGGGCAGCGCGCGCAGTTTAAATACTTTGCCGATTCAAGTAGCCGGTAAAACAGGCACAGCCCAGGTGGAAGGAAAAGGCAATCACGCTTGGTTTACTTGTTTCGCGCCTTATGAAAATCCGGAAATAGCTCTAACTATTTTAGTGGAAAATGGAGGCGAGGGCTCATCTTTTGCCGCGCCGGCAGCCAAAGAAATTTTATCCTGGTGGGCAGAGCAAAAGAAAAAATAA
- a CDS encoding PIG-L family deacetylase, producing MGFDILSNKNTRVLLLVAHPDDETIFCGGTMLLYPYCQWAVVCMTDGPGNAPREEFEKAIEKFKKLGVNIISYLWLGQEKFKKTKKEMSEAEKRVIESGNNTLRLKWKTEIEQCNFNPDIVITHNERGEYGHIDHKELHLIIKSLFSNVWDFFYPKHNENKITYKKRENIELNNAILKIKRDIIHDIYKSQVDNLKGLPDLCDYELNKGPEIFISS from the coding sequence ATGGGTTTTGATATTTTATCAAATAAAAATACAAGAGTTCTTCTGTTAGTAGCTCATCCCGATGATGAAACTATTTTTTGTGGCGGTACAATGCTTCTTTATCCCTATTGCCAATGGGCGGTGGTTTGTATGACCGATGGACCAGGAAATGCTCCGCGTGAAGAATTCGAAAAGGCCATAGAAAAATTTAAAAAATTAGGAGTCAATATTATTTCATACTTATGGCTTGGGCAGGAAAAATTTAAGAAAACAAAAAAGGAAATGAGCGAAGCAGAAAAAAGGGTTATAGAATCAGGAAACAATACCCTAAGATTAAAATGGAAAACCGAAATTGAACAATGTAATTTTAATCCAGACATTGTAATAACTCACAACGAAAGAGGCGAATATGGTCATATAGATCATAAAGAGCTACATTTAATTATAAAAAGTTTATTTTCTAATGTTTGGGATTTTTTTTATCCTAAGCACAATGAAAATAAAATCACCTACAAAAAAAGAGAAAATATTGAATTAAATAATGCAATATTAAAAATAAAAAGAGATATCATCCACGATATCTATAAGTCCCAAGTTGATAATTTAAAAGGTCTTCCGGATTTATGTGACTACGAACTTAATAAGGGACCAGAAATATTTATCTCAAGTTAG
- a CDS encoding NosD domain-containing protein, giving the protein MKKQFKILSILAICVILNFVLIKQACAETEVSGNITTDTTWTLANSPYIVTATAQVLGGVRLTIEPGATIKFNEGTGLNVGGELIARGTQINIINFMPNQSLNWGGVKFLDSSIDAVFDENGNYKNGSIIEYSNIEKAGYYSTVVGKRYAIDIDSASPFISKNTIVDNLSEAIWAMHSFAQITNNVISNNTAGITIIYDSPTIKNNKIFSNNNSGIHFYNGANPIITSNSIYDNNYGISTCLYPNPPKINNNNIFSNNYNIFLQNCGVFSEIDMTKNWWGTTDISSINSKIYDYYDDISLGKVNYEPYGLSELKFDGTDAFSSAPIVACTSFVYSDWSTCQSNGIQTRTVISSSPSSCTGGNPVLTQSCTYTSPTCTSWTYSDWSTCSTDGQQRRTVVSSFPLDCIGGNPILTQSCIYIPSTCISWIYSDWSVCQSNNMQNRSIIYSSPSGCSNGNPILTQSCTYIYTPPTCTSWTYSNWSACINNQQSRTMISSQPTSCIGGNPILIQTCSLTPACSENDWTSILTPTACPNNSQQTKTWYKIGQCQEGVTHPSTETISCNYQALTCTDFIYNDWSACGLSGVQSRTVFSSSPANCIGGNPILNQTCTYIPTCIANNWSCGNWSSCSSNGTQTRICNKILNCDGGVLSPATTQSCIYTSPEKQENIGSLSDGTLARIKGTAGVYLIYNNQKRPIKSAAVFLGRGYKWKNIIDVDANILNVYPTGSELTISEAINIVPKNQGIKIKINVPSLRVRSLPNASGKIITSVKSGKEYQVIEEQTGWYKINYSVNKTGWIMSQYTKIIK; this is encoded by the coding sequence ATGAAAAAACAATTTAAAATTTTATCAATTCTAGCTATTTGTGTGATATTAAATTTTGTATTAATTAAACAAGCTTGTGCTGAAACTGAAGTTTCGGGTAATATCACGACGGATACTACTTGGACGTTGGCAAATAGTCCTTATATTGTAACTGCCACTGCGCAGGTTTTGGGAGGCGTTAGGCTTACGATTGAACCAGGGGCTACGATTAAGTTTAATGAAGGTACGGGGTTAAATGTTGGCGGAGAGTTAATAGCGAGAGGAACTCAAATAAATATTATTAATTTTATGCCCAATCAAAGTCTAAATTGGGGTGGAGTTAAATTTTTAGACTCAAGTATAGACGCTGTTTTTGACGAAAATGGAAATTATAAAAACGGAAGTATTATAGAATATAGCAATATAGAAAAAGCAGGATATTATTCTACTGTAGTTGGGAAGAGGTATGCTATTGATATTGATAGTGCTTCCCCCTTTATTAGCAAAAATACAATAGTCGACAATCTCTCTGAAGCTATTTGGGCTATGCATTCTTTTGCTCAAATTACAAATAATGTTATTAGCAATAATACGGCTGGGATAACCATTATTTATGATTCGCCCACAATCAAAAATAATAAAATATTTAGCAATAATAACTCAGGAATCCATTTTTATAATGGAGCAAATCCTATTATTACTTCAAACAGTATATACGACAATAATTATGGGATTTCTACTTGTTTATATCCCAATCCACCAAAGATAAATAATAATAATATTTTTAGCAATAATTATAATATTTTTTTACAAAATTGTGGTGTATTCAGCGAGATAGACATGACTAAAAATTGGTGGGGGACAACAGACATTTCTTCTATTAATTCAAAAATTTATGATTATTATGATGATATTTCTTTGGGTAAAGTAAATTATGAACCTTATGGCCTATCTGAACTAAAATTCGACGGAACAGATGCATTTAGTTCCGCACCTATAGTCGCTTGTACATCTTTTGTATATAGCGACTGGTCTACTTGCCAATCTAATGGCATACAAACCAGAACCGTAATTTCATCTTCCCCCTCTAGTTGTACAGGCGGTAATCCAGTGTTGACACAATCCTGCACATATACTTCGCCGACTTGTACTTCTTGGACATACTCAGACTGGAGCACCTGCTCCACTGATGGCCAACAAAGAAGAACAGTTGTTTCTTCTTTCCCTCTCGACTGTATTGGCGGTAATCCTATATTAACTCAGTCTTGTATTTATATTCCGTCAACCTGTATTTCATGGATTTATTCCGATTGGTCTGTTTGTCAATCTAATAATATGCAAAATAGGTCTATAATTTATTCTTCTCCAAGTGGTTGCTCTAATGGAAATCCAATATTGACTCAATCTTGCACATATATTTATACTCCACCAACTTGTACTTCGTGGACATATTCTAATTGGAGTGCTTGTATTAATAATCAACAAAGCAGAACAATGATATCGTCACAGCCTACAAGCTGTATTGGCGGTAATCCTATATTAATACAAACTTGTAGTCTTACACCAGCCTGTTCAGAAAACGACTGGACGTCTATTCTAACTCCAACGGCCTGTCCAAATAACAGTCAACAAACAAAAACATGGTATAAAATAGGACAATGCCAAGAAGGGGTTACTCATCCATCTACAGAAACAATTAGTTGTAATTATCAAGCACTTACTTGTACTGATTTCATATACAATGATTGGAGTGCGTGCGGTTTAAGCGGTGTGCAATCAAGGACAGTATTTTCTTCTTCTCCAGCAAATTGTATAGGTGGAAATCCCATATTAAATCAAACCTGTACTTATATTCCTACCTGTATAGCTAATAATTGGTCTTGTGGTAATTGGTCTAGTTGTTCTTCAAATGGTACTCAAACTAGAATATGCAATAAAATTTTAAATTGCGATGGAGGCGTATTGTCGCCTGCAACTACACAATCATGTATTTATACATCGCCAGAAAAACAAGAAAATATCGGTTCACTTTCGGACGGAACATTGGCCAGAATAAAAGGTACGGCCGGTGTTTATTTAATCTATAATAACCAAAAACGCCCCATTAAGAGCGCTGCGGTATTTCTGGGCAGAGGTTATAAATGGAAAAATATAATTGACGTTGATGCGAATATATTAAATGTTTATCCTACGGGCTCAGAATTAACAATTTCAGAAGCAATAAATATAGTGCCAAAAAATCAAGGTATTAAAATAAAGATTAATGTCCCAAGTTTGCGAGTCAGAAGTTTACCTAATGCGAGTGGAAAAATTATTACTTCAGTTAAGAGCGGAAAAGAATATCAAGTGATTGAAGAACAAACCGGTTGGTATAAAATAAATTATAGTGTTAATAAAACAGGCTGGATAATGAGCCAATATACTAAAATAATTAAATAG
- the greA gene encoding transcription elongation factor GreA: MTFFLTPEGRKKIEQELEELRSVRRPQVADRIRAAKELGDLSENAEYTTAKEEQGWIENEIIRLENLLRNVEIIDNHQKNKDVVRIGSTVKIKIKDDFKTFMIVDSEESDPAQGRISYESPMGQALLNKRLNEKIEFQVPSGSTTFTIIEIK; the protein is encoded by the coding sequence ATGACATTTTTCTTAACGCCTGAAGGGCGAAAAAAAATTGAACAAGAATTGGAAGAATTAAGAAGCGTAAGAAGGCCGCAAGTTGCGGACCGGATTCGTGCTGCCAAAGAATTGGGGGATTTAAGTGAAAATGCGGAATATACGACAGCCAAAGAAGAACAGGGATGGATTGAAAATGAAATAATAAGATTGGAAAATTTATTGAGAAATGTTGAAATTATAGATAACCACCAGAAAAATAAAGATGTGGTCAGAATAGGTTCAACGGTTAAAATTAAAATTAAAGATGATTTTAAGACCTTTATGATTGTGGACAGCGAAGAATCTGATCCGGCGCAAGGCAGAATTTCCTATGAATCTCCTATGGGACAAGCTCTTTTAAATAAGAGACTTAATGAAAAAATTGAATTTCAGGTTCCAAGCGGTTCTACAACTTTTACGATTATTGAAATTAAATAA
- the lysS gene encoding lysine--tRNA ligase: protein MINEEQSRIEKLEKIKSSQVNPYPALSERSHTVKQAIDDFDKLSEKETLVILVGRLVLLRLHGKACFANLEDGTGRFQIFFAQDNVGEKEYQFFTENIDVGDFLEIKGHLFITKRGEKTIKATSWKLLSKALLPLPEKWHGLSDVETRYRQRYLDLIANQEVKDIFVKRTKMIKLIRDFFNLRDYMEVSTPVLQGIAGGAIARPFVTHNHALDIDLYLRIAPELYLKRLIIGGFERVYEIAKCFRNEGIDASHNPEFTQIEFYQSYADYNVLMRLTEELFEYLLSNLEGKLTIEYQNNTLNFKSPYPRLEFRQAIKNETGLDIEEYRDLKGLIEQVKKLGITVEKSWDRGKILDELFKERVRPKLINPTFLIHHPIELSPLAKKCPDNPNYVERFQLLVAGMEICNAFSELNDPLDQESRFNEQDKLREKGDQEAQGLDEDFVKALKYGMPPTAGEGIGIDRLALILTNTCNIREVILFPILRPKSEK from the coding sequence ATGATTAACGAAGAACAATCAAGAATAGAAAAATTAGAAAAAATCAAATCAAGCCAAGTCAATCCATATCCGGCTTTATCCGAGAGGTCTCATACTGTAAAACAAGCGATTGATGATTTTGATAAATTATCGGAAAAAGAAACTTTGGTAATCTTGGTTGGACGTTTGGTTTTATTGCGTCTGCATGGTAAGGCGTGTTTTGCCAATTTGGAAGATGGAACGGGCCGTTTTCAGATTTTTTTCGCCCAAGACAATGTTGGAGAAAAAGAATATCAATTCTTTACGGAAAATATTGATGTCGGAGATTTTTTGGAAATAAAGGGTCATCTTTTTATTACCAAAAGAGGCGAAAAAACCATTAAAGCGACAAGTTGGAAACTTTTATCCAAGGCTCTTCTACCGCTTCCGGAAAAATGGCACGGTTTGTCTGATGTGGAAACCAGATATCGCCAAAGATATTTGGATTTAATCGCCAATCAAGAAGTAAAAGATATTTTCGTTAAACGGACAAAAATGATAAAATTAATCAGAGATTTTTTCAATCTCCGAGATTATATGGAAGTCAGCACGCCTGTTCTCCAAGGAATAGCCGGCGGAGCAATTGCCCGACCGTTTGTCACTCATAATCACGCTTTGGATATTGATTTATATTTAAGAATTGCGCCCGAACTTTATTTAAAAAGATTGATTATCGGCGGATTTGAAAGAGTTTATGAAATTGCCAAATGTTTTCGCAATGAGGGCATTGATGCTTCTCATAATCCCGAATTTACTCAAATAGAATTTTATCAATCATATGCCGATTATAATGTTCTGATGAGACTAACCGAAGAATTATTTGAATATTTATTATCAAATTTGGAAGGAAAATTAACCATTGAATATCAAAATAATACTTTGAATTTCAAATCGCCTTATCCGCGATTGGAATTCAGACAAGCGATTAAAAATGAAACAGGTCTTGATATTGAAGAATATCGAGATTTAAAAGGATTGATTGAACAAGTGAAAAAACTTGGCATAACAGTTGAAAAATCATGGGATAGAGGCAAAATTTTGGACGAACTTTTTAAAGAGCGCGTCAGGCCAAAACTCATTAATCCAACTTTTTTAATTCATCACCCGATTGAACTTTCACCCTTGGCCAAAAAATGTCCGGATAATCCGAATTATGTGGAAAGATTTCAATTATTGGTGGCCGGAATGGAAATTTGCAATGCTTTTTCCGAATTAAACGATCCTTTGGATCAAGAATCAAGATTTAATGAGCAAGATAAATTACGCGAAAAAGGGGATCAAGAAGCACAAGGTCTTGATGAAGATTTTGTTAAAGCTTTAAAATACGGCATGCCGCCTACAGCCGGCGAAGGAATTGGCATTGATCGTTTAGCTCTTATTTTAACCAATACTTGCAACATTCGGGAAGTAATTTTGTTTCCAATTTTGCGACCTAAGTCGGAAAAATAA
- the serS gene encoding serine--tRNA ligase, with product MLDIKFIRENKEKIKQNIINRKMDPQKADVDALLELDEEYRKKLTEVENIRAERNNLTAGKDEAIRAKGKELKEKLKTTEESLEEIKTKMDKLAVWIPNLMSEDTPIGKSEDDNIDVRVWTPEKGYLDKSLLGKGFEVATQMPKSDFPGKDHIELGKDLDIIDVEQSALTSGSRFCYLKKEAVILQFAIIDLLFKELLRRNFMPMVVPLMVRERVLFGTSHFPEGYDQVYKISDENVEDKNKLFLVGSSEPSLFGYGMDKRFSEKDMPFKMCSLSSCFRSEVGSWGKDVRGIKRVHQFDKLEMDVICLPEQADEIFEELVSINEWLLQQLKMPYRVIQKCTGDAGYAASHKQYDVETWRIAANEFMETMTDTNATDFQARRLNIRYQKNNNEKGYCYTVNDTGVALGRMILAVLENYQQKDGSILIPEALQKYCGFSKIEKK from the coding sequence ATGTTAGATATTAAATTCATCAGAGAAAATAAAGAAAAAATCAAGCAGAATATTATTAATCGGAAAATGGATCCGCAAAAAGCTGATGTGGATGCGTTATTGGAATTGGACGAAGAATACAGAAAAAAATTAACAGAAGTGGAAAATATTCGCGCTGAGAGAAATAATTTAACTGCAGGCAAGGATGAGGCGATAAGGGCCAAAGGAAAAGAATTGAAAGAAAAATTAAAAACCACCGAAGAATCCCTTGAAGAAATTAAAACTAAAATGGACAAATTGGCTGTTTGGATTCCGAATTTAATGAGTGAAGACACGCCGATCGGCAAGAGCGAAGACGATAATATTGATGTCAGAGTTTGGACGCCGGAAAAAGGATATTTGGATAAATCTTTACTGGGAAAGGGATTTGAAGTCGCCACCCAGATGCCAAAATCTGATTTTCCGGGCAAAGATCATATTGAATTGGGCAAGGATTTGGATATTATTGATGTGGAACAAAGCGCCCTGACTTCAGGTTCAAGATTTTGTTACTTGAAAAAAGAAGCGGTTATTTTGCAATTCGCGATTATTGATTTGTTATTCAAAGAACTTTTAAGAAGAAATTTTATGCCCATGGTTGTGCCTTTAATGGTCAGAGAAAGAGTTCTTTTCGGCACCAGTCATTTTCCGGAAGGATATGATCAGGTTTACAAAATCAGCGATGAAAACGTGGAAGATAAAAATAAATTATTTTTAGTCGGTTCTTCCGAGCCTTCTCTTTTCGGTTATGGAATGGACAAAAGATTTTCAGAAAAAGATATGCCTTTTAAAATGTGTTCTTTGTCTTCTTGTTTCAGAAGCGAAGTCGGTTCTTGGGGAAAAGACGTTCGCGGAATAAAAAGAGTCCATCAATTTGATAAATTGGAAATGGATGTTATTTGTCTCCCCGAACAAGCAGATGAAATTTTTGAAGAATTGGTGTCTATTAACGAATGGCTGTTGCAACAACTTAAAATGCCTTATCGGGTGATTCAGAAATGCACCGGTGATGCCGGTTATGCGGCCAGCCACAAGCAATATGATGTTGAAACTTGGAGAATAGCGGCTAATGAATTTATGGAAACAATGACTGATACCAATGCGACTGATTTTCAAGCCAGAAGATTGAATATCCGTTATCAAAAAAATAATAATGAAAAAGGATATTGTTATACTGTTAATGATACGGGCGTGGCCTTGGGAAGAATGATTTTGGCCGTTCTGGAAAATTATCAGCAAAAAGACGGATCAATCTTGATCCCCGAAGCTTTGCAAAAATATTGCGGTTTTTCAAAAATTGAAAAAAAGTAA
- the alr gene encoding alanine racemase — MLTWIEIKKQAIKHNLGQFRKIIGPKVKLMAVVKSNAYGHGIVEIAKIALKSGANWLGVVNLDEALMLRRAKIKAPIFILSYWPLTCGQERDYWEMIDQVKEAIKQNIDFPVYTFEQAEFLSKTAKSIRKKVNIHIKIDTGATRIGVSTEEAVNFIKSIKNLPNLNIVGIFTHYAESESKDQSYTNQQTEKFQKILSLLKFFGIKIPLIHSGCSASTINNSKTFFNLVRVGLGMYGLYPSDYTKVNAQNKKKSARGGSALGRKVKFEPALSWKTRIIQIKNVPAGTFVGYDRTYQTDKTTKLAILPIGYFDGYDRHLSDCGQVLIRGKYCPIRGRICMNLIMVDVSKIPDIKEGEEVVLIGKQNKNEITVDDLAKKIGTINYEVVCRINSLILRKYV, encoded by the coding sequence ATGCTCACTTGGATTGAAATTAAAAAACAAGCGATTAAACATAATCTTGGCCAATTCAGGAAAATTATCGGGCCGAAGGTGAAATTAATGGCTGTGGTTAAAAGCAATGCTTACGGCCACGGAATAGTTGAAATAGCCAAAATTGCCTTAAAATCAGGGGCTAATTGGCTGGGGGTGGTTAATTTAGACGAAGCGCTGATGCTTAGGCGGGCGAAAATCAAAGCCCCGATTTTTATTTTAAGCTACTGGCCCCTCACTTGCGGGCAAGAGAGAGACTACTGGGAAATGATTGACCAAGTAAAAGAGGCGATTAAGCAAAATATTGATTTTCCTGTTTATACTTTTGAGCAAGCTGAATTTTTATCAAAAACCGCTAAAAGCATTAGAAAAAAAGTTAATATTCATATTAAAATTGATACCGGCGCGACCAGAATAGGCGTCTCAACCGAAGAAGCGGTTAATTTTATAAAAAGTATTAAGAATCTGCCAAATTTGAATATTGTCGGAATTTTTACTCATTACGCCGAATCAGAATCAAAAGATCAATCTTATACCAATCAACAAACGGAAAAATTTCAAAAAATATTATCTTTGTTAAAATTTTTCGGCATTAAAATACCCTTGATTCACAGCGGTTGTTCGGCTTCAACAATTAATAATTCAAAAACATTTTTTAATTTGGTCAGAGTCGGCCTTGGCATGTACGGCCTTTATCCATCTGATTATACGAAAGTAAATGCTCAAAATAAAAAAAAATCCGCCCGAGGCGGATCGGCCTTGGGTCGAAAAGTTAAATTTGAACCGGCCTTATCATGGAAAACAAGAATTATTCAAATTAAAAATGTGCCTGCCGGAACTTTTGTCGGATATGACAGAACTTATCAAACAGATAAAACGACAAAATTGGCTATTTTGCCAATCGGTTATTTCGACGGTTATGATCGCCATCTTTCAGACTGCGGCCAAGTTTTGATTCGCGGTAAATATTGCCCGATTCGCGGAAGAATTTGCATGAATTTAATAATGGTTGATGTCAGCAAAATACCTGACATCAAAGAAGGGGAAGAAGTGGTTTTAATCGGTAAACAAAATAAAAACGAAATTACAGTTGATGATTTGGCCAAGAAAATAGGCACTATCAATTACGAAGTAGTTTGCAGGATTAATTCATTAATTTTAAGAAAATATGTCTAA
- a CDS encoding DUF5654 family protein, whose product MSKQNQKSLKLEILEKLSSLITAGFGLVAALAWNEVIQDFFATIFPKPNMLLGKFIYAVIITLIIVIITVKLGNIISKLKEAISEEEKNEPR is encoded by the coding sequence ATGTCTAAACAAAATCAAAAATCGCTTAAATTGGAAATCTTGGAAAAATTATCTTCTTTAATTACAGCCGGTTTCGGTTTAGTGGCGGCCTTGGCTTGGAATGAAGTAATTCAAGATTTTTTTGCTACAATTTTTCCAAAACCAAATATGCTCTTGGGAAAATTTATTTATGCCGTTATTATTACTTTGATTATCGTTATTATTACCGTGAAACTGGGCAATATTATAAGCAAGCTTAAAGAGGCGATTAGCGAGGAAGAGAAAAATGAACCCCGCTAG